In Vagococcus hydrophili, one DNA window encodes the following:
- a CDS encoding DUF3885 domain-containing protein has protein sequence MSRWLKYLENTDIFNRGKLKIKSNFVFYNAKENIILNIYDDRGCDIWSDNITRQKVLY, from the coding sequence ATTAGTAGGTGGTTAAAATATCTAGAAAATACTGATATTTTTAATCGCGGTAAGTTAAAAATAAAAAGCAATTTTGTTTTCTATAACGCAAAAGAGAACATTATTCTGAACATTTATGACGATCGTGGATGCGATATTTGGTCTGATAACATAACAAGGCAAAAGGTACTTTACTAA
- a CDS encoding sensor histidine kinase has product MRKKLHSQLWIYFTFFIFFTILFVLIVFILLIFLLRKYNLLANNHNDPLFPMVVVMLISLLIGVALSGFIGRKILQPIGNLREAMGQVAKGDFSIQLTENQKIKDVNQLYHDFNVMVKELRSIESMRHDFVSNVSHEFKTPIATIKGYVQLLQDEELSTMDRETYLHRMLDGANQLSYLTDNILRLTKLENQEIGLDYQSFRLDEQIREVILFLQPKWEPLNIELDLDLPKVYYKGNEELLYHVWLNIVENGIKYNQENGKISVEVSSSRNQVSVSISDNGLGMSEKTVQHAFDKFYQNDHSRKAKGNGLGLSLVKRIINLHDGEVNIKSKLDQGSTVTVVLPIK; this is encoded by the coding sequence ATGAGAAAAAAACTGCACTCTCAGTTATGGATTTATTTTACTTTCTTTATTTTTTTTACCATTCTTTTTGTGTTAATCGTCTTTATTTTGTTGATCTTTCTTTTAAGAAAATATAACTTATTAGCGAATAATCACAATGATCCTTTATTTCCAATGGTAGTCGTGATGTTGATTAGTTTATTAATTGGTGTCGCTCTCTCTGGATTTATCGGTCGGAAGATACTGCAACCGATTGGGAATTTAAGAGAAGCCATGGGGCAAGTGGCTAAAGGTGATTTTTCTATTCAACTAACTGAAAATCAAAAAATTAAAGATGTGAATCAGCTGTATCATGATTTCAATGTCATGGTAAAAGAGTTACGTAGCATTGAAAGTATGCGTCATGACTTTGTCTCCAACGTCTCACATGAATTTAAAACGCCTATCGCAACAATTAAAGGCTACGTTCAGCTGCTTCAAGATGAAGAACTCTCTACAATGGACCGAGAAACGTATTTACATCGCATGTTAGATGGTGCTAATCAGTTATCTTATTTAACGGATAATATTTTAAGGTTAACAAAGTTAGAAAACCAAGAAATTGGCTTAGACTATCAGTCATTTCGTTTAGATGAACAAATCAGAGAAGTTATTTTGTTCTTGCAACCTAAATGGGAACCCTTAAACATTGAGCTTGATTTAGACTTACCAAAAGTTTATTACAAGGGAAATGAAGAACTACTTTATCATGTTTGGTTAAACATCGTTGAAAATGGGATAAAATATAATCAGGAAAATGGAAAAATTTCAGTGGAAGTATCTTCTTCAAGAAACCAAGTCAGCGTTTCGATTAGTGACAACGGGCTTGGCATGTCAGAAAAAACCGTACAACATGCCTTTGACAAATTCTACCAAAATGATCACAGTCGAAAAGCTAAAGGTAACGGTCTGGGACTATCCTTAGTTAAACGAATTATTAACTTACATGATGGGGAAGTTAATATTAAAAGCAAGCTAGATCAAGGGAGTACTGTAACTGTGGTGTTACCTATAAAATAG
- a CDS encoding DUF998 domain-containing protein, with the protein MKLSEFKVKLPEEIVEELKLSEQDTIFLKKENNRVIIERKKNVAEFQEVSLRWFLIPVILSSLAFFIFFYFENSTQIPMAGEVSIASAVSLLGLISGSISFIFFFIKEKKNQENDGLKDILWRNVPTVIFSFMVMLSLGILCFFWMIGIMFDGASFDIYTATVVFFLFTAIINYLMIYAALSFTSNMIVNLLIFVIIGGVFFAMLTNSESKWWQHNFSFLGTNEAVNSWQFNLTLMLSALLLVALIDYLFVNLKKRNYVGWKIQILRVLLTLMAIALGAVGFFPNNGTGQLHVLHTKAANWLVLLIIILIIGIKWLLPKVTKEFLIISYGIAGTLIIANFLFQNIGYLSLTVFELIAFGLAFSWILLLLQHIQKLTHFSSTIYEIEIEES; encoded by the coding sequence ATGAAGTTATCTGAATTCAAGGTGAAGTTACCTGAAGAAATCGTGGAAGAATTAAAACTTTCGGAACAGGACACCATTTTTTTGAAGAAGGAAAACAATCGCGTTATTATCGAGCGAAAAAAGAATGTCGCAGAGTTTCAAGAAGTTTCCTTAAGGTGGTTTTTGATTCCTGTTATTCTAAGTAGCTTAGCTTTTTTTATCTTTTTCTATTTTGAAAATAGCACTCAAATACCTATGGCTGGTGAAGTCTCCATCGCAAGTGCGGTATCATTACTAGGTTTAATAAGTGGTAGTATCTCCTTTATTTTCTTTTTCATTAAAGAGAAGAAGAATCAAGAAAACGATGGGTTGAAAGATATTCTTTGGCGTAATGTCCCAACGGTTATTTTTTCTTTTATGGTTATGCTATCTCTAGGAATTCTTTGCTTTTTCTGGATGATTGGTATTATGTTTGATGGAGCGAGTTTTGATATCTACACAGCAACTGTGGTTTTCTTTTTATTTACTGCTATTATTAATTATTTAATGATTTATGCTGCTCTTAGCTTTACCTCAAACATGATTGTTAATTTACTGATCTTTGTAATTATTGGCGGTGTCTTTTTCGCCATGTTAACCAACAGTGAAAGTAAGTGGTGGCAACATAATTTTAGTTTCTTAGGAACAAATGAAGCAGTGAATAGTTGGCAGTTTAATTTAACGTTAATGTTGTCCGCCCTACTACTCGTTGCGTTGATTGATTATTTATTTGTTAATTTGAAGAAGAGAAATTATGTGGGATGGAAAATTCAAATATTAAGAGTGTTATTAACGCTTATGGCGATAGCTCTTGGTGCCGTTGGTTTCTTTCCTAATAATGGAACAGGTCAACTACATGTGCTTCATACGAAAGCTGCTAATTGGCTCGTTCTTTTAATCATCATTTTGATTATCGGTATTAAGTGGTTGCTTCCTAAAGTAACGAAAGAGTTTTTGATCATCTCTTACGGGATTGCTGGCACCTTAATCATCGCTAACTTTTTATTCCAAAATATCGGTTACCTTTCTTTAACTGTCTTCGAATTAATTGCCTTTGGATTAGCTTTTAGTTGGATTTTACTACTCTTGCAACATATTCAGAAGTTAACCCATTTTTCTAGTACCATTTATGAGATTGAAATTGAAGAAAGCTAA
- a CDS encoding ATP-binding cassette domain-containing protein translates to MLELKNIKKHYQVGDTVTKALDGVSVAFRRQEFVAILGASGSGKTTMLNVIGGLDNYDSGDMVIDGKSTKTFKDSDWDAYRNNSIGFVFQSYNLINHLGIIENVELGMTLSGVSKEVKRKHAEDALKRVGLEQHMNKKPNQLSGGQMQRVAIARALANDPDILLCDEPTGALDTETSVQIMNLIKELSKEKLIVMVTHNPELAHEYAGRIIEFSDGRIKSDSKPHIEKEKKDQFQLKRTKMGFLTALKLSFNNLRTKKGRTFLTAFASSIGIISIGIVLALSSGFQKQIDQTQSETLSKFPITISKVTTDQSKNPKDALGSDKGSFSKTKEVTLKTSDSDKAQHTNNINQDYVDYIKKIDPKLSNSIGYTRLVHMNLLRDVDGEVKPVSFSNDANKSGGSMSSAMASMTGVGVSSFPTNADGSASDFLKENYSVLSGDYPKNETDIVLIVDRNNSTNINALKNIGMDAKENETLAFDKIIGTKLSLISNNDYYTKLPTGNFVPNQDYQKMYDNKNNKTLTVSGILRVKSSSTMNLLAPGFAYSNELTSKIVAENETSDIVKAQKDSQNNVMTGEALDEMTKESTLAYLGGTSIPNSIMIYPNNYKDKEAVLDYLDAFNKKKDKKDQILYSDLAGTMTDLTGGLMDAITYVLIAFAGISLVTSMIMIGIITYTSVLERTKEIGVLKALGARKKDITRVFDAETCILGIASGALGVGIAFLATFPINSILYSMTDLKNVAQLNPIHALVLVVVSTILTMIGGHIPAKIAAKKDAAIALRAD, encoded by the coding sequence ATGTTAGAATTAAAAAATATCAAAAAACATTACCAAGTCGGAGATACTGTCACAAAAGCTTTAGACGGTGTGTCTGTCGCTTTTAGACGACAAGAATTTGTGGCTATTTTAGGTGCCAGTGGTTCTGGTAAAACAACCATGTTAAATGTTATTGGAGGTCTCGATAACTATGATTCAGGAGATATGGTTATTGACGGAAAATCTACTAAAACATTTAAAGATAGTGACTGGGATGCTTACCGAAACAACTCAATCGGCTTTGTTTTTCAAAGTTACAACTTAATCAATCATTTAGGTATTATTGAAAATGTGGAGCTTGGAATGACGTTAAGCGGTGTCTCAAAAGAAGTGAAACGAAAACACGCAGAAGATGCCCTAAAACGTGTAGGCTTAGAACAACATATGAATAAGAAACCTAATCAACTATCAGGTGGACAAATGCAGCGGGTAGCCATTGCTCGTGCTTTAGCCAATGATCCTGATATCTTACTTTGCGATGAACCCACTGGTGCTTTAGACACTGAAACTAGTGTTCAGATTATGAATTTAATCAAAGAACTTTCTAAAGAAAAATTGATTGTTATGGTGACACACAATCCAGAACTAGCTCATGAGTATGCTGGTCGAATCATTGAATTTTCAGATGGGCGCATCAAATCGGATTCTAAACCTCATATTGAAAAAGAGAAAAAAGATCAGTTTCAATTAAAGAGAACCAAAATGGGCTTTTTAACGGCTTTAAAATTATCATTCAACAACCTTAGAACTAAAAAAGGTCGCACCTTTTTAACAGCCTTTGCTTCTAGTATTGGCATTATTAGTATCGGGATAGTTTTAGCCTTATCCAGTGGGTTCCAAAAACAAATTGATCAAACCCAATCAGAAACCCTATCAAAATTCCCGATTACCATTTCTAAAGTAACCACTGATCAGTCTAAAAATCCGAAAGATGCTTTAGGATCGGATAAAGGTAGTTTTTCTAAGACAAAGGAAGTCACTTTAAAAACCAGTGATAGTGATAAAGCACAACACACAAATAACATTAACCAAGACTACGTGGATTACATTAAAAAAATTGATCCTAAGTTAAGCAATAGTATTGGTTATACACGTCTAGTTCACATGAACTTACTTAGAGACGTAGATGGTGAAGTAAAACCTGTATCTTTTTCAAATGATGCTAATAAGTCTGGCGGGTCTATGTCCAGTGCTATGGCAAGCATGACGGGCGTTGGCGTTTCCTCATTCCCAACAAACGCGGATGGATCAGCTAGTGATTTTCTAAAAGAAAACTATAGCGTGCTGTCAGGAGACTATCCAAAAAATGAAACAGATATCGTGTTGATTGTGGATCGTAACAATAGTACCAATATTAACGCACTAAAAAATATTGGGATGGACGCTAAAGAAAACGAAACCTTAGCATTTGATAAAATTATTGGAACCAAATTAAGTCTGATTTCAAATAATGATTACTACACAAAACTTCCAACAGGTAACTTTGTACCTAATCAAGACTATCAAAAGATGTATGACAATAAAAACAACAAAACATTAACTGTTAGTGGTATTTTAAGGGTCAAATCTTCTTCAACTATGAATTTATTAGCCCCTGGTTTTGCCTATAGCAATGAATTAACTTCAAAAATTGTGGCTGAAAATGAAACATCTGATATTGTAAAAGCGCAAAAAGACAGCCAAAATAATGTGATGACAGGAGAAGCTTTAGATGAGATGACTAAAGAAAGCACGCTAGCTTATCTTGGTGGGACAAGTATCCCTAACAGTATCATGATTTATCCTAATAACTACAAAGACAAAGAGGCTGTTTTAGATTATCTAGATGCTTTTAACAAGAAAAAGGATAAAAAAGACCAAATTCTCTACTCTGATTTAGCTGGAACTATGACCGACTTAACGGGTGGTTTAATGGACGCCATAACTTACGTTTTAATTGCTTTTGCAGGGATTTCATTAGTAACAAGTATGATTATGATTGGAATTATCACGTACACTTCAGTTCTTGAAAGAACTAAAGAAATTGGTGTGCTTAAAGCTCTAGGTGCTAGAAAGAAAGATATTACACGAGTCTTTGATGCTGAAACCTGTATTTTAGGGATTGCTTCAGGTGCTTTAGGTGTTGGGATTGCCTTTTTAGCGACTTTTCCAATTAATAGTATTTTATACAGTATGACTGACTTAAAAAACGTCGCACAATTAAATCCTATACACGCACTAGTATTAGTGGTTGTTTCAACTATCTTAACGATGATCGGTGGGCATATTCCAGCGAAAATTGCAGCTAAAAAAGATGCAGCGATTGCATTACGTGCGGATTAA
- a CDS encoding YczE/YyaS/YitT family protein, with translation MEKLLKSLLFYFISAVGISLTIKANVGVSSFNSLNVSLSQLWDIQIGTVTTILNLSFLVGCIVLDKDRRLTKYALMLVAVLSFGEVINLVYYYLLANLTLTAYPIRLIVFLLGVFIAGAGTGQVLRLSLLKFPIESFCQLLSEKTKVKFSTYRYGVDIICVSLSLLFSLLFDLPIVVREGTLISLFLLSGVINWSKNKRMI, from the coding sequence ATGGAAAAATTATTAAAATCATTGTTATTTTATTTTATTAGTGCAGTGGGAATTTCGTTAACCATCAAAGCCAATGTTGGGGTGAGTAGTTTTAATTCTTTAAACGTTTCTTTAAGCCAGTTGTGGGATATCCAAATCGGAACGGTAACCACTATTTTAAATCTAAGTTTCCTTGTTGGGTGTATTGTTTTAGATAAAGACCGTCGATTAACTAAATATGCGCTAATGCTAGTGGCTGTTTTAAGCTTTGGAGAAGTTATTAATCTCGTTTATTACTATTTACTAGCTAATTTAACACTCACAGCCTACCCTATTCGCTTAATCGTGTTCTTACTAGGTGTTTTTATTGCTGGAGCTGGTACGGGGCAGGTATTGCGTTTAAGTCTGTTGAAGTTTCCGATTGAGTCATTCTGTCAATTATTATCAGAAAAAACAAAAGTAAAATTTTCGACTTATCGTTATGGCGTGGATATTATTTGTGTCAGCCTATCCCTCCTATTCTCTCTTCTATTCGACCTACCGATTGTTGTTCGGGAAGGAACCCTTATTAGTTTATTCTTACTGTCAGGAGTCATCAATTGGTCAAAGAATAAACGAATGATCTAG
- a CDS encoding M28 family peptidase, with protein sequence MRDSSQTLLNQYQVRKSLMEKQRFIKWLKEHLDHYDYQIKEEAFEKNGTNLIIGELETAEVILTAHYDTQPNGLIPVFMGFSNWISFFISQVWVLLPTILLVHFTSYHIGSLIADFSINHLLMALILGISCILYLYQLTKGVANKHTANDNTSGVATLLAILEDLPKEEREKVCVVFFDQEEIGLIGAANFKRKHEAEINDIPLINFDCVANGNTFCFVHKKTFRESFKFIQLKLAVEEISLPKTKSIHFGSALTHIYTSDQLIFKNSVGVVAAKKIPLFGYYINDIHTRLDTKFDEQNIEILKEMMLEFIRKI encoded by the coding sequence ATGAGAGATAGCAGTCAAACATTATTAAATCAGTATCAAGTCAGAAAATCATTAATGGAGAAACAACGCTTTATTAAATGGTTAAAAGAACACTTAGACCATTATGATTATCAAATAAAAGAAGAAGCTTTTGAAAAAAATGGGACTAACTTAATCATTGGTGAATTAGAAACTGCGGAGGTTATTTTAACAGCTCATTATGACACACAGCCTAATGGTCTAATTCCGGTATTTATGGGATTTAGTAACTGGATTTCCTTTTTTATTAGCCAAGTCTGGGTGTTACTACCAACTATTTTATTGGTTCACTTTACTAGCTATCACATAGGCTCGTTAATAGCTGATTTTAGTATTAACCACTTGTTGATGGCTTTAATTTTAGGAATCAGCTGTATTTTATATCTCTACCAACTAACAAAAGGGGTTGCCAATAAACATACGGCTAATGATAATACATCAGGTGTTGCGACTTTACTAGCCATTTTAGAAGATTTACCTAAGGAAGAGCGTGAAAAAGTTTGTGTTGTCTTTTTTGATCAGGAAGAAATTGGCTTAATCGGAGCGGCTAATTTTAAAAGAAAGCATGAAGCAGAAATCAACGATATCCCTTTAATCAACTTTGATTGTGTCGCGAATGGAAACACCTTCTGTTTTGTTCATAAAAAAACATTCAGAGAGTCGTTTAAATTTATTCAACTGAAATTAGCGGTTGAGGAGATATCCCTACCGAAAACTAAATCTATCCACTTCGGTTCAGCACTGACTCATATCTATACTTCAGATCAATTGATTTTCAAAAATAGTGTAGGTGTTGTGGCTGCTAAAAAAATACCTTTATTTGGGTATTATATTAATGATATTCATACAAGACTAGATACTAAATTTGATGAGCAGAATATTGAGATATTAAAAGAAATGATGTTAGAATTTATTAGGAAGATATAA
- a CDS encoding cyclic nucleotide-binding domain-containing protein produces the protein MKKTLYSLSKMKLHFDIPGINEEILSQSAIFEYQTGELITKQEEIPNYFYFILSGRAKIMTTQTNGKRLILQFLKEDDLIGELTAVQAEETIKDVIALGETICLGIPKKIVDNQLINQADFNFFLANYIGKKLLIRVDHFKDQQTQELKIRLIKLLLEITIDDTYQEKHTELAEYLGTSYRHYMHTFKFLKDSGLIIKNENTYFIQRKEMENYLNLKE, from the coding sequence TTGAAAAAAACACTTTATTCTTTGTCGAAGATGAAATTGCATTTCGATATTCCAGGTATTAATGAAGAAATTTTAAGTCAATCTGCTATTTTTGAGTATCAAACTGGTGAATTAATTACCAAGCAAGAAGAAATTCCCAATTACTTTTACTTCATTCTTTCTGGAAGAGCGAAAATCATGACCACTCAAACTAATGGAAAACGATTAATTTTACAATTTTTAAAAGAAGATGATTTAATCGGCGAGTTAACAGCAGTTCAAGCAGAAGAAACAATTAAAGATGTGATTGCTTTAGGAGAGACTATTTGTTTGGGTATTCCAAAGAAGATAGTTGATAACCAGTTAATCAACCAAGCCGACTTTAATTTTTTCTTAGCAAACTATATCGGAAAAAAACTATTGATTCGTGTGGATCACTTCAAAGATCAGCAAACTCAAGAATTAAAAATCAGATTAATCAAACTGCTTTTAGAGATTACGATTGATGATACATACCAAGAAAAACACACTGAGCTCGCAGAATATTTAGGTACAAGTTACCGTCATTACATGCATACATTTAAATTTTTAAAGGATAGTGGTTTAATTATAAAAAATGAGAATACCTATTTTATTCAACGAAAAGAAATGGAAAACTATTTAAACTTGAAAGAGTAA
- a CDS encoding response regulator transcription factor translates to MNYILIVEDDENLALLYQSTLKKRQFKTVIAKNGLDALEKFDEYTIDLVISDIMMPDMDGFQLVESVRASGFQLPFLFISAKNSFEDKKRGFKLGVDDYMVKPIDVNEMLLRVEALLRRAKIVSSQKLTVGKTILDKETLEINDGTRFEMLPQKEFLLLYRLLSYPNKIFTRQQLMDEIWGMESDSDERTIDVHIKRLRSRLDDNPDFSIETIRGLGYKVVVYS, encoded by the coding sequence ATGAATTATATTTTAATTGTTGAAGATGATGAAAATTTAGCCCTACTTTATCAATCGACTTTAAAGAAACGACAATTTAAAACTGTGATTGCTAAAAACGGTTTGGATGCGCTTGAAAAATTTGATGAATATACCATTGATTTAGTTATTAGTGATATTATGATGCCTGATATGGATGGTTTTCAATTAGTCGAATCAGTTCGTGCTAGTGGCTTTCAATTACCCTTTTTATTTATTTCAGCTAAGAATTCTTTTGAGGATAAAAAGCGAGGGTTTAAGTTAGGTGTCGATGACTATATGGTTAAACCGATTGATGTTAATGAGATGCTTTTACGAGTTGAAGCACTTTTAAGACGAGCTAAAATTGTCTCTAGTCAAAAATTAACTGTGGGTAAGACTATTTTAGATAAGGAAACCTTAGAAATTAATGATGGCACGCGTTTTGAGATGCTACCTCAAAAAGAGTTTTTGCTCCTATATAGGTTACTTTCTTACCCGAATAAAATTTTTACCAGACAACAATTAATGGATGAAATTTGGGGAATGGAGTCAGATTCCGATGAGCGAACGATTGATGTTCACATAAAAAGATTGCGCAGTCGTTTAGATGATAATCCAGATTTTTCAATTGAGACAATTCGTGGATTGGGTTATAAAGTGGTGGTTTATTCATGA
- a CDS encoding GNAT family N-acetyltransferase, translating to MKQVKPTLRLANNEDTKTILAWWSDGNVMESVGYPLGLNITEKEISNTINRYNNTNTSRFLIIQNEFGNPIGEFCYYELTHHKCSFDLKIGDTSSQGKGYGKNALLKGIDYIKSNTDYRKIEISVAPENNRALALYQSIGFDIINTIQNNWVDQLGITRSSKILELPLY from the coding sequence ATGAAGCAAGTAAAACCTACCCTTAGATTAGCTAATAATGAAGATACTAAAACGATATTAGCCTGGTGGTCTGACGGAAACGTTATGGAAAGCGTTGGGTATCCACTAGGGTTAAATATTACAGAAAAAGAAATATCCAATACGATAAATCGGTATAATAATACAAATACCTCTCGATTCCTCATTATACAAAATGAATTTGGAAATCCGATTGGTGAATTTTGCTACTATGAGTTAACTCATCATAAATGTAGTTTCGATTTAAAAATTGGGGATACATCTAGTCAAGGAAAAGGATATGGTAAAAACGCATTATTGAAAGGTATTGATTATATAAAATCCAATACTGACTATAGAAAAATAGAAATTAGCGTTGCACCAGAAAATAATCGAGCTTTAGCACTCTATCAATCCATCGGTTTTGATATCATCAATACGATTCAAAATAATTGGGTTGATCAACTTGGAATAACTAGAAGTTCCAAAATTTTGGAATTACCATTGTATTAG
- a CDS encoding UDP-N-acetylmuramoyl-L-alanyl-D-glutamate--L-lysine ligase, with protein MTLTLNKIDDLLKKEDLLKEYVYQNNWYYNLPIANTEIKELSYDSRNVTADTLFFCKGLNFKEEYLEKAVDAGLKFYISENPYEVNSKLGIIVTDIRKAMALISMHFYELPQEKLTVIGFTGTKGKTTAAYFTKFILDEATNNKTAMLSTMNTTLDGVNYFKSALTTPESLDLYKMMAEAVSNGMSHLIMEVSSQAYKLNRVYGLTFDVGIFLNISPDHIGPIEHPTFDDYYYCKRRLIENSKRMVLNTDTKDYPLLKELTESKNIPYYAYSSTDKQADYTWETAVDSLLEFNVQSTHEDSLDINGRYKIKLMGDFNKDNALASLITTKIAGASKEAAEKGLAETLVPGRMEHLTHPNGANIFVDYAHNYSSLKNLLSFAKSAHPDGKIITVIGSTGDKGVSRRADFGKVLAELTDVAILTADDPGSENPKDIAMEISSAIDNKDIEQLIIVDRVEAIQKALSIVGEKDSVIIAGKGQDKYQKIKGVDTPYLGDYSVAENYIETLKN; from the coding sequence ATGACACTAACATTAAACAAAATTGATGATTTATTAAAAAAAGAAGATTTATTAAAAGAATATGTTTACCAAAATAATTGGTATTATAATTTACCTATAGCTAATACTGAAATAAAAGAACTTTCATATGATTCAAGAAACGTAACAGCCGATACCCTTTTCTTTTGTAAAGGACTTAACTTTAAAGAAGAGTACCTAGAAAAAGCTGTGGATGCGGGCTTAAAATTCTACATTTCAGAAAATCCTTATGAAGTGAACAGTAAGTTAGGTATTATTGTGACAGATATTAGAAAAGCCATGGCTCTAATCAGCATGCACTTTTATGAGTTACCACAAGAAAAATTAACGGTGATTGGTTTTACAGGGACTAAAGGAAAAACAACAGCCGCTTACTTCACTAAATTCATTTTAGATGAAGCAACAAACAATAAAACTGCCATGTTATCAACGATGAACACGACTTTAGACGGAGTGAACTATTTCAAATCAGCACTCACAACGCCAGAGTCCCTAGATTTATACAAAATGATGGCTGAAGCAGTTAGTAACGGCATGTCACATCTAATTATGGAAGTGTCATCTCAAGCTTACAAATTGAATCGCGTTTACGGTTTAACTTTTGATGTAGGAATTTTCTTAAATATTTCACCAGATCATATTGGACCAATTGAGCATCCAACCTTTGATGATTATTATTATTGTAAGAGAAGACTAATCGAAAACTCAAAACGCATGGTGCTGAACACAGATACAAAAGACTATCCTTTATTAAAAGAACTAACAGAAAGTAAAAATATCCCTTATTACGCATATAGTAGTACGGATAAACAGGCTGATTATACTTGGGAGACAGCGGTAGATAGCCTACTAGAATTTAACGTTCAATCGACTCATGAAGATTCTTTAGATATTAATGGTCGTTATAAAATCAAACTTATGGGAGACTTTAACAAAGACAATGCCCTAGCAAGTTTAATTACCACTAAAATAGCTGGAGCCTCAAAAGAAGCGGCTGAAAAAGGATTAGCAGAAACACTTGTACCAGGACGTATGGAGCATTTAACTCATCCTAATGGGGCGAATATATTTGTTGATTACGCCCATAACTATTCAAGTTTAAAAAATCTGTTGAGTTTTGCTAAGTCAGCACATCCAGACGGAAAAATCATTACAGTTATTGGAAGCACAGGGGACAAAGGTGTTTCAAGACGTGCTGATTTCGGTAAAGTTTTAGCAGAATTAACAGACGTTGCCATCTTAACGGCAGATGATCCAGGTTCAGAAAATCCAAAAGATATCGCAATGGAAATTAGTTCAGCTATTGATAATAAAGACATCGAACAGCTGATTATTGTGGATAGAGTTGAAGCGATTCAAAAAGCATTATCAATCGTTGGAGAAAAAGATTCAGTGATTATTGCAGGTAAAGGTCAAGATAAATACCAAAAAATTAAGGGTGTGGATACACCTTATTTAGGGGATTATTCTGTGGCTGAAAATTATATTGAAACACTTAAAAACTAG
- a CDS encoding histidine phosphatase family protein, with translation MTVYLIRHGQDDDQIRGGWSKSPLTQSGRDEVHQLGQKFKELQIDHLFTSDLPRTLETTAILKEYQPGISITIDSRLREMNNGLLAGMPNETAEKLYPNLYFRTLDWTGKYPEGESPELFYHRIINVWEALTNNLDESICLVTHGGVINIILHHINKKSYSNKKSAYKIPTASLTKIELRSGSHETFFCDSHH, from the coding sequence ATGACTGTTTATTTAATTAGACACGGACAAGACGATGATCAAATTCGAGGGGGTTGGTCAAAATCTCCCTTAACTCAATCAGGGAGAGATGAAGTTCATCAATTAGGGCAGAAATTTAAAGAACTACAGATTGATCATCTCTTTACCAGTGATTTACCTCGAACGTTAGAAACAACCGCTATTTTAAAAGAGTATCAACCAGGGATTTCTATTACGATTGATTCTCGGTTAAGAGAGATGAACAATGGTCTTTTAGCAGGTATGCCTAACGAAACAGCTGAAAAGTTATATCCTAATCTTTATTTTAGAACTCTAGATTGGACGGGGAAATATCCGGAAGGCGAAAGCCCTGAATTATTTTATCACCGGATTATCAACGTTTGGGAAGCCTTAACAAATAATTTAGATGAAAGTATTTGTTTGGTAACTCACGGTGGGGTAATTAATATTATTCTCCATCATATTAATAAAAAGTCTTATTCCAATAAGAAGTCAGCATACAAAATTCCTACCGCCAGTTTAACTAAAATTGAGTTAAGGAGTGGAAGCCATGAAACGTTTTTCTGTGACAGTCACCATTGA
- a CDS encoding inorganic pyrophosphatase, with the protein MKRFSVTVTIDRPKGYVDKFNNVYPLNYGYVEGILAGDKDWQDAYIFDELAQGVTHFKGEVIAVIIRDDDVEDKWVVAKEGVTLSTEEIYLKVQFIEQYFNSTIILLD; encoded by the coding sequence ATGAAACGTTTTTCTGTGACAGTCACCATTGATCGTCCTAAAGGCTACGTTGATAAATTTAATAATGTTTACCCACTAAATTATGGTTATGTAGAAGGTATCTTAGCTGGTGACAAGGATTGGCAAGATGCTTATATCTTTGATGAACTTGCACAGGGAGTAACACACTTTAAGGGTGAAGTCATTGCAGTTATTATTAGAGATGACGATGTAGAAGATAAGTGGGTAGTTGCTAAAGAGGGCGTGACTTTATCGACAGAAGAGATTTATCTAAAAGTTCAATTTATTGAGCAATACTTTAATTCAACGATAATATTGTTAGATTAA